The following proteins are encoded in a genomic region of Anaerobaca lacustris:
- a CDS encoding DUF4145 domain-containing protein — protein MSDSGIKQLSADNWLMPDDVIRFFTGMERAEDYVAEVLGPRLSAKVPEDICALFDVARGTMLYGYLYYPLFTVGLEQLFRVGEAAIQHKCAQLAISKTKKRFVDQINWLVERDALSAEEADGWHALRRLRNSASHPTKQSITSPGMAIGILYRLSEDINTLFDGS, from the coding sequence TTGAGCGATTCCGGCATTAAACAACTGAGCGCCGACAATTGGCTGATGCCTGATGACGTCATCCGCTTCTTCACGGGCATGGAACGCGCGGAAGACTATGTGGCCGAGGTGCTTGGCCCGCGACTCTCTGCGAAGGTCCCTGAAGACATCTGTGCGTTGTTTGACGTGGCAAGAGGGACCATGCTGTACGGCTATCTGTACTATCCTCTTTTCACCGTCGGTCTCGAACAGTTGTTTCGGGTTGGGGAGGCCGCGATCCAGCATAAGTGCGCCCAACTGGCCATTTCCAAGACCAAGAAGCGGTTTGTGGACCAGATCAATTGGCTGGTGGAAAGAGACGCGCTTTCTGCCGAAGAAGCTGACGGCTGGCATGCTCTTCGGCGGCTGCGGAACTCGGCGTCGCACCCGACGAAGCAGTCGATTACCTCTCCCGGCATGGCCATAGGTATCCTCTATCGTTTGTCCGAAGATATCAATACCCTGTTTGATGGAAGTTGA
- a CDS encoding DUF4832 domain-containing protein, whose amino-acid sequence MNRSTALILIGTTVLLSPCAWGQQAARHSDPVTVVPEEADELLANPGMGWQTFHHTREQDRNLPDWIPSTVHYARWGWGRLEPRPGEIDYAFLDGVLQETRAAGQQLAFRVMCCSTSPGRPYHPDWLADVGGRILIADYGTQKELAIPDLDDPEVLARHLHFIHRLGARYDGHPDVDHVDLGTVGWWGEWHMSSSTIATMPTVENRRRIIDAYANAFKKTPLLMLIGDPESLAYATERGAGWRADCLGDMGGFSKTWCHMCDAYPQLVRKADVADTWRTAPVAWESCWDMRRWVSEGWPLRYIFNYALAMHGSHLNNKSAPLPEGDDVRQEIERFLRRLGYRFVLRELQHSRNARPGDSLTLAMKWQNVGSAPCYRPYRLAYRLTDERGGSQILIGDATVEQWMPGTVDVLSEEFLKDPPDLPPGEIVEVVDRTTLPASLPTGRYTLGIAIVGEHSADPIVRLAVKGRSPDGWYPLSEIIVHE is encoded by the coding sequence ATGAACCGATCGACAGCCCTTATCTTGATTGGCACAACCGTCCTTCTATCGCCTTGCGCCTGGGGCCAACAGGCCGCGCGCCATTCGGACCCGGTGACGGTCGTGCCCGAAGAAGCCGATGAGCTATTGGCCAACCCAGGCATGGGATGGCAGACTTTCCATCACACACGCGAGCAGGACAGGAACCTGCCGGATTGGATTCCTTCGACCGTTCACTACGCACGATGGGGCTGGGGCCGGCTCGAGCCTCGGCCGGGCGAAATCGACTATGCCTTTCTCGACGGCGTGCTACAGGAGACCCGTGCCGCCGGTCAGCAGTTGGCGTTTCGCGTCATGTGCTGCTCGACGTCGCCCGGCAGGCCCTATCACCCGGACTGGCTTGCTGACGTCGGCGGCCGCATCCTCATCGCCGACTATGGCACTCAGAAGGAACTCGCGATCCCGGATCTGGACGATCCTGAGGTACTGGCCAGACACTTGCATTTCATCCACCGGCTGGGCGCCCGCTACGACGGCCATCCGGACGTCGATCACGTAGACCTGGGCACCGTCGGCTGGTGGGGGGAGTGGCACATGAGCAGTTCCACAATCGCCACGATGCCGACCGTGGAGAACCGCAGGCGGATCATCGATGCCTATGCGAACGCCTTCAAGAAGACGCCGCTGCTGATGCTCATCGGCGACCCGGAGAGCCTGGCCTACGCCACCGAGCGCGGCGCCGGATGGCGGGCCGACTGCCTCGGCGACATGGGCGGCTTCTCGAAAACGTGGTGCCACATGTGCGATGCGTACCCGCAACTGGTCCGTAAGGCGGATGTGGCAGACACGTGGAGAACGGCACCGGTGGCCTGGGAGAGTTGCTGGGACATGCGTCGATGGGTAAGCGAGGGTTGGCCCCTGCGGTATATCTTCAACTACGCCCTGGCCATGCACGGCTCCCACCTCAACAACAAGTCCGCTCCGTTGCCTGAGGGCGACGACGTGCGCCAGGAAATCGAGAGATTCCTTCGCCGACTCGGGTACCGTTTCGTCCTGCGGGAGTTGCAGCATTCGAGAAATGCGCGTCCTGGGGATTCGCTGACGCTTGCGATGAAGTGGCAGAACGTGGGTTCGGCTCCCTGTTATCGACCTTATCGTTTGGCCTATCGGTTGACCGACGAGCGTGGCGGGAGCCAGATACTCATCGGCGATGCGACGGTCGAGCAATGGATGCCCGGCACAGTGGACGTACTCAGCGAAGAGTTTCTCAAAGACCCGCCGGACCTGCCCCCTGGTGAGATTGTCGAGGTCGTGGACCGGACAACACTGCCGGCGAGTCTACCGACCGGCCGATATACACTCGGTATCGCCATCGTGGGCGAACATTCAGCAGACCCGATCGTGAGACTCGCCGTCAAAGGCCGATCTCCGGACGGTTGGTATCCTTTGAGTGAGATCATCGTCCATGAGTAG
- a CDS encoding AIPR family protein — translation MARRTTTESITIKDLQDTLADLHDRFPALSDDDLFTLWFLRAYITESESEAACAVTGTSGDKGVDGILIDNPAKTVFIVQAKYHKQVGGKAEKRADVISLAEVAVRLSESDERAFGDYIKTTNPAVAQHLRQARKQVLKNNYRVQLSYVTLGNCSASVVKDVQQLVKKAGCDAHIDVITGKRVMLLVRDYLDGVAPPIPTLGLEMEAGANVKVNGVSQRYDHRTKIESWVFSMRGDAVALLFESAGVRLFARNIRGFLGHSTAVNEGMIATLDEEPEHFFYFNNGITMICDHAEKRSHQGRDILQVSNPQVINGQQTTRTLAAHPRLAAKASVLVKVIQIPRDERKHDGFDGLVSSIVAGTNWQNAIRPSDLMANDRRQIELERNLRKVGFMYLRKRQTKSEMRAFGGGKQYSVVKKEELAQAVAGCEEDPVVARSGRERLFEDELYTRVFPNSDRNFYLPRYCLMREVTYAAKGQPARGYAKWLVLNFVWSHFAPHVRKGRDARAFYMMWQRNRYNAPFGYLFTAIDKVFVQALRYHKKNAGKGATATDVSTFFRHKKGRDKEFAAFWKAHVPESVRRTFERALQRVAAAIGDFEG, via the coding sequence ATGGCGCGACGAACGACAACAGAATCAATAACCATCAAGGATTTACAGGACACACTGGCTGATCTCCACGACCGGTTTCCCGCCCTGAGCGATGACGATCTATTCACCCTGTGGTTCTTGCGCGCCTATATCACGGAAAGCGAGTCCGAAGCAGCCTGCGCCGTGACCGGTACATCCGGAGACAAAGGGGTAGATGGCATTCTGATCGACAATCCGGCCAAGACGGTCTTCATTGTTCAGGCGAAATACCACAAGCAGGTTGGCGGCAAAGCAGAGAAACGTGCGGATGTCATCAGCTTGGCGGAAGTCGCCGTACGCCTGTCTGAGTCCGATGAACGTGCATTCGGTGACTACATAAAGACAACCAACCCGGCCGTTGCTCAACACCTTCGTCAGGCCCGCAAGCAAGTGCTCAAGAACAATTACCGGGTCCAACTCAGCTATGTGACACTTGGGAATTGCTCCGCCTCTGTTGTCAAGGATGTGCAGCAACTCGTTAAGAAGGCCGGGTGCGATGCTCATATCGACGTTATCACGGGCAAACGCGTCATGCTTCTCGTGCGGGACTACCTTGACGGTGTGGCTCCCCCCATCCCCACACTTGGCTTGGAGATGGAAGCTGGGGCCAACGTGAAGGTCAACGGGGTTTCCCAGCGATACGATCACCGCACGAAGATTGAATCCTGGGTCTTCTCCATGCGCGGCGATGCGGTGGCCTTACTTTTTGAATCCGCCGGGGTTCGCCTGTTCGCGCGCAACATTCGTGGGTTTCTCGGTCACTCGACTGCTGTCAATGAAGGCATGATAGCGACTCTGGACGAGGAGCCGGAACACTTCTTCTACTTCAACAACGGCATTACGATGATCTGCGACCACGCTGAGAAGCGTAGTCACCAGGGCCGAGATATCCTACAGGTCTCCAATCCGCAGGTCATCAATGGGCAACAGACGACGCGCACACTCGCCGCGCACCCCAGGCTGGCTGCCAAAGCGAGTGTTCTGGTCAAGGTCATTCAAATCCCCAGAGACGAACGGAAACACGACGGCTTTGATGGTCTGGTGTCCAGTATCGTAGCTGGCACCAACTGGCAAAATGCAATTAGGCCCTCTGACCTCATGGCCAATGACCGACGCCAAATAGAACTCGAACGCAATCTTCGCAAAGTAGGCTTCATGTATTTGCGAAAACGTCAGACCAAATCGGAGATGCGGGCGTTCGGTGGCGGCAAGCAGTACAGTGTCGTCAAGAAGGAGGAACTCGCCCAGGCGGTTGCAGGCTGTGAAGAAGATCCCGTCGTCGCGCGATCTGGCCGGGAACGCTTGTTTGAAGATGAGCTTTATACCAGGGTCTTTCCCAATAGCGATCGGAATTTTTACTTGCCTCGGTACTGCCTAATGCGAGAGGTCACGTATGCCGCCAAGGGCCAACCGGCCCGGGGGTATGCAAAGTGGCTTGTCCTCAACTTCGTGTGGTCCCATTTCGCGCCACATGTACGCAAAGGGCGCGACGCGCGAGCATTCTACATGATGTGGCAGCGAAACCGCTACAACGCGCCTTTTGGGTATCTGTTCACCGCCATCGACAAGGTTTTCGTTCAGGCGCTGCGATACCATAAGAAGAATGCTGGCAAGGGGGCGACCGCAACCGACGTATCGACTTTCTTTCGCCACAAGAAGGGCCGCGACAAGGAGTTTGCCGCCTTCTGGAAGGCCCACGTACCCGAGAGTGTCCGGCGGACGTTCGAGAGGGCACTGCAACGAGTGGCCGCCGCTATAGGTGACTTCGAGGGTTAG
- a CDS encoding DUF6259 domain-containing protein, giving the protein MDRRNFLKAAGSSVALSGAVSSWAGPASVETPPGGTSRNHEVSIQVRDGVLFIDTATQTAVMEKGVLTSLKSKRSGEVFVRKSDVPSAALQLLYRGGETVSVDESKFGAIETHSLSDHRAEVVFHSWDADGVLTVSVEPQTGDILVEPAAYSSRGGVLACRWNLTGLRSDLKLVAPFFQGVKLPLDDSLIKDSHWEWPFFWEAGLAILQAEQGGFWVHTQDNRYRYKALKVGTRTDAMRLGFDTQAYGPIDNNLSAGGLTWRINVFDGDWQEPATRYRQWLWQAYDLEAERARRAPWVRDVRFAVSWCPTDEAILEALAQELNPKTVLLHIPNWRTDPYDENYPTYVPSETAKAFIRKGRALGFHMMPHFNAIDMDPSNPAYAHVRDFQYRGIERYDLRGWSWYRGRGLGVPESNAALLANRDKKVMVKVHPGLSMWRSILGRAIRQATDDLATDAAFIDVTLVSHNLHNCFVEATTPTEGMHKLIRHVAALGRGLVVSGEGLNEITMQGQSFAQVHLFKSWHQSIDGLERTGGCDLNAFLFDGLCRAFGYANLGGRDADQELRMRMHLEHGAIPTVTIRSAREILSPNAAVRRMLDRAKGSPLP; this is encoded by the coding sequence ATGGACCGTCGCAATTTTCTGAAAGCAGCCGGCAGCAGTGTGGCCCTCAGCGGCGCAGTTTCGAGCTGGGCCGGACCGGCGTCGGTCGAGACGCCCCCTGGCGGGACATCTCGAAACCACGAAGTCTCGATCCAGGTCCGCGACGGAGTCCTTTTCATTGACACGGCGACGCAGACGGCGGTCATGGAGAAGGGCGTCCTGACCTCGCTCAAGAGCAAGCGGTCGGGCGAGGTGTTCGTTCGCAAGAGCGATGTGCCGTCTGCGGCCCTGCAACTGCTCTATCGCGGCGGCGAGACCGTCTCCGTCGATGAGAGCAAGTTCGGCGCTATCGAAACCCACAGTCTGTCCGATCATCGCGCCGAGGTCGTCTTCCACAGTTGGGATGCCGACGGCGTGCTGACCGTGTCCGTCGAGCCGCAGACCGGTGACATCCTGGTCGAGCCGGCGGCCTACTCGTCGCGCGGCGGCGTTCTGGCCTGTCGCTGGAATCTGACCGGCCTGCGATCCGACCTGAAGCTGGTGGCCCCGTTCTTCCAGGGTGTCAAGCTTCCGCTGGATGACTCGCTGATCAAAGACAGCCACTGGGAGTGGCCCTTCTTCTGGGAGGCCGGCCTGGCGATCCTGCAGGCTGAGCAGGGGGGCTTCTGGGTACACACCCAGGACAATCGCTATCGGTACAAGGCCCTGAAGGTGGGAACGAGGACCGACGCCATGCGGCTGGGCTTCGATACCCAGGCCTACGGGCCCATCGACAACAATCTCAGTGCCGGGGGGCTCACCTGGCGGATCAACGTCTTCGACGGCGACTGGCAGGAGCCGGCCACACGCTACCGCCAATGGTTGTGGCAGGCCTACGACCTCGAGGCCGAGCGCGCGCGTCGGGCGCCCTGGGTTCGTGACGTCCGCTTTGCGGTGAGCTGGTGCCCGACCGACGAGGCGATCCTGGAGGCGCTTGCGCAGGAGCTGAATCCCAAGACCGTGCTGCTGCACATCCCCAACTGGCGCACCGATCCGTACGACGAGAATTACCCCACGTACGTGCCGAGCGAAACGGCCAAGGCCTTCATCCGGAAAGGCCGGGCCCTGGGCTTTCACATGATGCCCCATTTCAACGCCATCGATATGGACCCGTCCAACCCGGCCTATGCGCACGTGCGCGACTTCCAGTATCGCGGCATCGAACGGTACGACCTTCGCGGCTGGAGCTGGTACCGGGGCCGGGGACTGGGCGTGCCCGAATCCAACGCCGCACTCCTGGCCAATCGCGACAAGAAGGTGATGGTCAAGGTGCATCCCGGCTTGAGCATGTGGCGCTCGATCCTGGGCCGCGCGATCCGGCAGGCCACCGACGATCTCGCAACGGACGCCGCGTTCATCGATGTCACCCTCGTCAGTCACAATCTGCACAACTGTTTCGTCGAGGCCACCACGCCCACCGAGGGCATGCACAAACTGATCCGCCACGTGGCCGCGCTGGGCCGGGGTCTGGTGGTCTCAGGGGAAGGACTCAACGAAATCACCATGCAGGGCCAGTCGTTCGCGCAGGTCCATCTGTTCAAGAGCTGGCACCAGTCCATCGACGGCCTGGAACGCACGGGGGGCTGCGATCTCAACGCGTTTCTGTTCGACGGACTCTGCCGTGCGTTCGGCTACGCCAACCTGGGCGGGCGCGACGCCGACCAGGAGCTTCGCATGCGAATGCACCTCGAGCACGGCGCGATCCCTACGGTGACGATCCGTTCGGCCCGCGAGATTCTCTCGCCCAACGCGGCGGTCCGTCGGATGCTGGACCGGGCCAAAGGTTCGCCCTTGCCCTGA
- a CDS encoding type II secretion system protein — translation MGARKRNKRERAFTLIELLVVISIIAMLTALLLPAIQKARKQAQAVGCQANLRQLGLTFSTYLGENDGRVPEERGGHIVWRLFTRNGNPAYAKLALCPSASKPVPGGGHEPVGDTFHAYRWLMGQPDLYGSYGFNGWVCEGMVEVDGIMVPAIVDGKPIYWGTCDVKQASRIPLLFDCSAPTVSPKHFLSPPKYEGGDWRTCPMMSNLCINRHNGGINMLFMDWSVRKVGLKELWTFKWHREYDTAGPWTKAGGAKPEDWPVWMRTFKDY, via the coding sequence ATGGGCGCGAGAAAGCGAAACAAACGCGAGCGGGCCTTTACCCTGATCGAACTGCTCGTCGTCATCTCCATCATCGCGATGCTGACGGCGCTGCTGCTGCCGGCGATCCAGAAGGCCCGGAAGCAGGCGCAGGCGGTCGGTTGCCAGGCTAACCTACGACAACTGGGCCTGACCTTCTCGACGTACCTCGGGGAGAACGATGGGCGAGTACCGGAGGAGAGGGGTGGGCACATCGTCTGGCGGCTCTTCACTCGGAATGGCAACCCGGCGTACGCCAAACTGGCGCTGTGTCCTTCGGCGTCGAAGCCTGTCCCCGGCGGAGGACACGAACCCGTGGGGGACACGTTCCACGCCTATCGCTGGCTGATGGGCCAACCCGACCTTTACGGCAGCTACGGTTTCAATGGATGGGTGTGCGAAGGAATGGTTGAGGTCGATGGGATCATGGTGCCGGCGATCGTCGATGGAAAACCCATCTACTGGGGCACATGCGACGTCAAGCAGGCCAGCCGTATCCCGCTACTTTTCGACTGTAGTGCTCCTACTGTGAGTCCCAAGCACTTTCTCTCACCGCCGAAGTATGAGGGAGGGGACTGGCGGACCTGTCCCATGATGAGCAATCTCTGCATCAACCGGCACAACGGCGGGATCAACATGCTCTTCATGGACTGGTCCGTGCGGAAGGTGGGCCTCAAGGAACTCTGGACGTTCAAGTGGCACCGTGAATACGACACGGCTGGCCCGTGGACCAAGGCTGGAGGCGCAAAGCCCGAGGACTGGCCGGTGTGGATGCGGACGTTCAAGGACTATTAA
- a CDS encoding DUF169 domain-containing protein, producing MDMNAQQEFLRLWNHHFPGAALPITFQYTEVAEAVERVKPPTGHRCIFADLSRVRAGQSLCFDAESIGCFGGKRYAGFSDSPMPDFEYFLSCGIPGKLEGERYKKTPELVKAWMAQVPRLQAPARFLAFKRWDKLEEADQPDVVIFFAEADVLSGLFTLANFDMATPDGVRAPFGAGCAATIQYPYLEKRSDTPRAVLGLFDVSARPFVSGDTLTFSVPMNRFGRMIAHMEESFLITKSWSSVRKRMARAHADASEQSL from the coding sequence ATGGATATGAACGCTCAGCAGGAGTTTCTGCGGCTCTGGAACCACCACTTCCCCGGCGCCGCGCTTCCGATCACCTTCCAATACACGGAAGTAGCAGAAGCCGTTGAACGGGTGAAGCCCCCGACCGGTCACCGGTGCATCTTTGCGGATCTGTCGAGGGTAAGAGCCGGACAGTCATTGTGCTTTGATGCCGAATCGATTGGCTGCTTTGGCGGCAAGAGATACGCCGGGTTCAGCGATTCGCCCATGCCGGACTTTGAATACTTCCTCTCCTGCGGCATCCCGGGCAAGCTGGAGGGCGAGCGCTACAAGAAAACCCCTGAGCTCGTGAAAGCCTGGATGGCCCAGGTCCCCAGGCTGCAGGCGCCCGCCAGGTTCCTCGCGTTCAAACGCTGGGACAAGCTCGAAGAAGCCGATCAGCCGGATGTGGTGATCTTCTTTGCCGAAGCCGATGTTCTGTCCGGGTTGTTCACGTTGGCCAACTTCGATATGGCCACGCCCGACGGCGTGCGGGCCCCATTCGGCGCCGGCTGTGCTGCGACCATCCAGTATCCATACTTGGAGAAACGAAGTGACACGCCGAGAGCCGTTCTCGGGCTGTTTGACGTGAGCGCACGGCCCTTCGTATCCGGCGACACGCTGACCTTCTCCGTCCCGATGAATCGGTTCGGTCGCATGATCGCCCATATGGAGGAGAGCTTTCTCATCACCAAGTCGTGGAGTAGTGTGCGAAAGAGAATGGCAAGAGCACATGCAGATGCTTCGGAACAATCGCTTTGA
- a CDS encoding AbrB/MazE/SpoVT family DNA-binding domain-containing protein: MGSVSTTRMSSKGQVVIPEDVRRRLGLDAGSQFIVVGEEDVVILKMVRPPSMREFDRLVKKARMQAKAAGLTRSGVASAVSAVRKRR; this comes from the coding sequence ATGGGATCGGTATCCACCACCAGAATGTCGTCGAAGGGCCAGGTCGTGATTCCCGAGGACGTTCGCCGCCGGCTCGGCCTCGACGCGGGCTCCCAGTTCATCGTTGTGGGCGAAGAGGACGTCGTGATCCTGAAGATGGTTCGCCCGCCCTCCATGCGCGAGTTCGACCGCCTCGTCAAGAAGGCGCGAATGCAAGCGAAAGCAGCGGGACTGACCCGTTCGGGCGTCGCGTCGGCCGTCTCAGCCGTGCGGAAGCGCCGATGA
- a CDS encoding PIN domain-containing protein, with protein MKIVLDTNVLMSGIFFTGPPDQILQAWRDGAIRLVVCPELLAEYRDVAVRLNRTYKAIDILALLDLRWGTVTY; from the coding sequence ATGAAAATCGTGCTCGATACCAACGTCCTGATGTCCGGCATCTTCTTCACCGGGCCACCCGATCAGATCCTCCAGGCCTGGCGCGACGGAGCGATTCGGTTGGTGGTCTGCCCGGAACTCCTGGCGGAGTATCGAGACGTCGCGGTCCGGCTGAATCGGACATACAAGGCCATCGACATCCTGGCACTGCTCGATCTCAGGTGGGGGACAGTCACCTATTAG
- a CDS encoding SAM-dependent methyltransferase, which translates to MATEKLPEFFYEIFDPSSLPRLGPGDDASTTRALNALLAATSREDAGRPIRILDVGCGNGAQTLCLAQRPDVSILAVDNHQPFLDELQRRAAAAGVSARIQTSLRDMHSLTASDGPFDVIWSEGALFVMGFGEGLAACRDLLPAGGGLAASELAWLLSDPPDDCRQFWAEEYPAMTTIAKNLATIERCGYEVIDHFTQPESAWWGPYYHPLERRCAVLRERYAADAEKRALIESIQREIDVHRQYAGYWGNVFYILRRS; encoded by the coding sequence ATGGCAACAGAGAAACTACCGGAGTTCTTCTACGAGATATTCGACCCGTCATCACTACCTCGCCTGGGCCCCGGCGACGACGCCTCGACAACCAGGGCCCTGAACGCCCTGCTCGCCGCCACGTCGCGCGAGGACGCCGGCCGCCCGATCCGCATCCTGGACGTCGGCTGCGGCAACGGCGCCCAGACCCTCTGCCTGGCGCAGCGCCCGGACGTCTCGATCCTGGCGGTGGACAACCATCAGCCCTTCCTCGACGAGCTGCAGCGCCGCGCGGCGGCCGCCGGCGTATCGGCGAGGATTCAGACCTCGCTTCGTGACATGCACAGCCTGACCGCAAGCGACGGCCCCTTCGACGTGATCTGGTCGGAAGGCGCGCTGTTCGTGATGGGGTTTGGCGAGGGACTGGCCGCCTGTCGCGACCTGCTGCCGGCGGGCGGCGGGCTGGCGGCCAGCGAGCTGGCGTGGCTGCTATCCGATCCGCCGGACGACTGCCGGCAGTTCTGGGCCGAGGAGTACCCGGCCATGACGACCATCGCCAAGAACCTCGCGACGATCGAGCGTTGCGGCTACGAGGTCATCGACCACTTCACTCAGCCGGAATCGGCCTGGTGGGGGCCCTACTATCATCCGCTCGAACGGCGTTGCGCCGTCCTGCGAGAGCGCTACGCCGCCGACGCAGAGAAGCGGGCCCTGATCGAGTCGATCCAAAGGGAGATCGACGTCCATCGCCAATACGCCGGATACTGGGGCAACGTGTTCTACATCCTGCGCCGATCCTGA
- a CDS encoding glycosyl hydrolase → MMLRRWVVVVVLASVAAPGWGRDAASAAREVLGYLRGLGNGSYLFGQMATWVHDENPDMDHASNWLRKVYDHTGHWPRYGCVTYDFHDDPFDDAEWNRGVKKMWDRGLIVGVYSFYANPSGGAWNDPVEIDRIFEPDDNPTKAHFYRQMDRMAANLQWLKDRGVPVIYTPFVESDDRNKWHAKGGSERIVRLYRLVHEVFTRQKGLDHILWAYHTTQNHGALERDYPGDEYVDILGKSAYGTGLPFSEYDWAVQKKKDAGKVIWWAELGIRGRSDSPVDCMAVLERLESRYPELAGFVFWSDAGFYNVVGNENGRELMASPKTVILE, encoded by the coding sequence ATGATGCTACGGAGATGGGTTGTGGTTGTGGTTCTGGCGTCGGTTGCGGCGCCGGGTTGGGGCCGGGATGCGGCGTCGGCCGCGAGGGAGGTCCTTGGGTATCTTCGGGGACTGGGCAACGGGTCGTATCTGTTCGGGCAGATGGCGACCTGGGTTCACGATGAGAACCCGGATATGGACCACGCCAGCAACTGGCTGCGGAAGGTGTACGACCACACGGGCCACTGGCCGCGATACGGGTGCGTGACGTACGATTTCCACGACGATCCGTTTGACGATGCCGAATGGAATCGCGGGGTCAAGAAGATGTGGGATCGCGGCCTGATCGTCGGGGTTTACTCGTTCTATGCGAACCCCTCCGGCGGGGCCTGGAACGACCCGGTCGAGATCGATCGGATCTTCGAGCCGGACGACAATCCGACGAAGGCGCACTTCTATCGCCAGATGGACCGGATGGCGGCCAACCTGCAATGGCTCAAGGATCGCGGCGTGCCCGTCATCTATACGCCCTTCGTCGAGAGCGACGACCGGAACAAGTGGCACGCCAAGGGCGGCAGCGAGCGGATCGTCCGGCTGTATCGGCTGGTGCACGAGGTCTTCACGCGACAGAAAGGGCTCGACCACATCCTCTGGGCCTATCACACCACGCAGAACCACGGCGCGCTGGAACGCGACTATCCCGGCGACGAGTACGTGGACATCCTCGGCAAGTCCGCCTATGGGACCGGCCTGCCCTTCTCGGAGTACGACTGGGCCGTGCAGAAGAAGAAGGACGCCGGCAAGGTGATCTGGTGGGCCGAACTGGGGATTCGCGGCCGGTCCGATTCGCCCGTCGATTGCATGGCCGTGCTGGAGAGACTCGAGAGCCGCTATCCCGAACTGGCCGGATTCGTCTTCTGGAGCGACGCCGGATTCTACAACGTCGTCGGCAACGAAAACGGCCGTGAGCTGATGGCCTCGCCCAAGACCGTCATCCTCGAATAG